A window of Acidobacteriota bacterium contains these coding sequences:
- a CDS encoding sigma factor: MMNVSTENFEQEALPYMGDLYRSAYRIVGEREEAEDLVQETYMQAW; this comes from the coding sequence ATGATGAACGTATCAACCGAAAATTTTGAGCAGGAGGCGCTGCCGTATATGGGAGATTTATACCGGAGCGCGTACCGGATAGTTGGGGAGCGGGAAGAGGCGGAGGATTTGGTGCAGGAGACCTATATGCAGGCGTGGAA